The Biomphalaria glabrata chromosome 7, xgBioGlab47.1, whole genome shotgun sequence region TATTTGGTTTCTTGAGTGATTATGTCTGtatcatatattttttaagttaCAGCTTTTCAAACATGGGGGTTTCATAAATTCACTTCacatcacattttttaaatttatcttttccCTCTGTCAGTTCTAAatcttgattttttaattaacatatgTGTTCTAATATTGCTTCATAGCCAACATCTAGCTTATTgatcaataatttttttgctttctccagtaatttattatgttttttgtaAAGGGAAAGACAACCATATCCAGTGCAATGGCACTGAATGTGACAGCAGCCGCACTTCTTCTGCAGTAAACAATATTTACACTGGTTGTGACATCAGCTGCATGCTTCAGAAGTAAACAATATAATATGTTACTGCTGATATTGGATATGTTTGCAATATATATCAGGGTGAAGATGATTTGAatttattctatttaaaataggCAATGAAATAAGCTGAATAGTTGGTTTAAATCTAATCAGAAATGTGTCAACTTTACacttttctttcaaattttaaaatgcagTCATAAATCTTATTTAACATACAGTCTAACCTAGTTATAAAAAACTTTAAGGTACTGCTTTCAACAAGGCTTTTAAAATTTGGCGTATTTTGGATTTATAAGCATATTTCATATGACTTTGAAAaaccagctgtgacctacatattttgtcacatttaAAGCATTGTCTACCGGGGATacgttttttaaaacatttgttctCTTCTTTGATGTCAGCTTCGTTTAGGACATATGCAGTGGCATTCACAACACCATTCACTAATCAAAGTTAGATCTGTcaagtttagatctaaaaatataaaaaagaaaatctgatttcatGATATTTTGCAGAACTTGCTAAGTTCAGGTGCCATTTCATCTCCTAGAAGCAAACCAGTTTGTtgttaaaactaaatatttaagtctttttttttctcataaaaatacattttaaactatatttactattaatattaaaaatcaaGGGAGACCACATTAAGAAAAAGGTAATAattattagtattttttaaaaaacattaatgtAAACAGTGTTGTATACTGTTCCAAATAAGGAGACAACTAattatgaatttaatttatatttaaataagctAATCTATCAATCTAATTATGATTAAATAGAACTTAGGTTTTACATttgttatataattttttaattgcctTAGAATGCACaactaatatttttaaacagtaTTCTTTGAATAAGAAGATACCATGTAAACTTCTAAAGTATTGTGATACAATGTAAGCTTAAAAAGTACTGTGATACAaactttgtaacctttttaagCCTTAAGGTACAAGTTTACCATAAAATAACGcaggttgtctttttttttttttaatttaaaataattggaACTTCTGCTGATGAAAAGATGAAATTTATAAATCCTAATGTTACATTATAATTTCagatttttctttacttttatgGACTTAGTTTTTCAGATTAGACTGACTAAAtgtgtaaaagaaaataaaaatttaatgtaaagatAAAACTGTTtaaagaacagaaaaaaaatgtctcataAATTGTTCCATTGGATTAAGAAAAGCATCTAGGGTAGCAGAAATATTTTATCATCACATTGGATATAACAGATGGGCCAAAGAAGTGTTAATAGTATGAAGACACATATAATGATATATAGgggatatatatatgtattaaaattgtGGCTATGGAGGAGGCAAACcaaatgttattttttcttCCACTAATTGACAAAAAGAGATTTGTGTGCAGTTTCTAACTTAGGGAAAGCAGTGTTCTTCTcatatatatacttgtatacAGTTCCATAGAAGGAAACAAAAGTACATAAATTTAATTCTTATGGACTACAACTGATGGGTGCATgaagagtgtgtgtgagagagggcAGGACTAAAGTGTGGAAAGGGGTATGTATTCCTAATCAACTGTTCCGTGTGAGGAGCAATGCAAagctattttattattaattgctACCATAATTCAAATTGTATGGATGGGAGATCAGATGGGAGATCAGATGCTATTCCAATGCAGAGCAGTCCATTGGAGCACATTGAAACAAAAAGAGATCAGGTGACAATAAGCAATAGTATATAGGCTACATATCAAGTGTTAATCtgagatttcttttaaagttctggtacaaataatactaaaataataatttaatttattgcattgttaataaacaaaatgtagactcaatgcgctatgagaatatgtatataatatatatggcAAACTTCTTGAATATAGTGTACTATAAATCAAAAAATCACTTTACAATGCCTACTTTTTCAACAAAGCAAAGAACTTCTATTGACTAGAAGAATctcttatttataaatatagatgtatacttatatgttcatattttacattgtttaaaaataaatacatatatatacactatGATGTGTacaattaaaaatctttttaaccaatcttattttattttactactaACATTTACTAGTCATAAAAACTTAGCATTATGAATTTTATCGAACATGTTAATTTTAAACCTCTCATTCTGAGTTTGACATCAATATGTATAaattagtatatatatttatataatgtattttttgtaaacaatattaaaaatttctttaaaactgTCAAGAGGCTACTGAAAAGAAAGTTCCATTGGATATGCAGGGATTTTTATTCTAGTGCAGGTCTGAGATAAAGAGTGTTTCAccttgattttttattttggcctCATCAAGCTGAATTTTTTTAGGCTGACCacatataaatttaattatgtgTATCCAAATAAACACTGTCACTGATGAACCACAACCATTGAGATATAAAAGAATTctgaagaaatgtttttaaaatgatatttaccTCGCCAGCATAACTGTATTTTGCCTTAATTATCATTCTGTACAATCTTGTTCTGTTTTCATCATCAAACGGCATTGTTCCGCTGAGTAGAATGTAAGTAATCACACCTATTGCCCATAGGTCAACCTGGCTAGTATATGGTTTCCGTGCCAAAATCTCTGGTGCAATATACTCTGGTGTGCCACAGGTGGTCCTCATAAGGTTGTCTGGACCCTTAACCATGGCACTGAGCCCAAAGTCTGTAATCATGATTTTGGAATCATGACCTGGATGATAGTACAGCAAGTTTTCTGGTTTGAGATCCCTGTGTGTTATTCCTAGACCATGTAAGTATTTCACACCATCTAGGACCATGGTCAGTACCCTGGTAGCATCACGCTCTGTGAAGCTACCTTTAGCAATTATTCGGTCGAAAAGCTCGCCCCCCGTGGCTAGTTCCATGACCATATACACCTTTTCTGATGCCTCGAATTCAAAAACTTCAACTAACTGAATAATATACACATGTTTCACTCTCCGTAAAACGTTCAGTTCAGCTTCGAACACCTCTTTCCCTTGCACTCTATCAATCATTTTGATAGCGTACGGCTGCTTTGTTATCCTGTGCTCTGCCCTTACTACTCGACTAAAACTCCCTCTCCCTATTAGAGCTTTGATATCGTACTTAGCAGTCACTTTGGAATCGAATTTATCCCTGTATTTTTTCACCTTTTTATTCGTTCTCTGGCCGTGCTCCTGGTTGATTTCGTTGTTGACCTGAGTCGATTGACGAACAGCGGTGTCTCGCAATCGAAGGTGCGTTTGAGCCTGGTTGTCAGCATAGTGTCGATTATTCCTAGTGTTCGCGTCCTGTCTAAAAACTGTTTCAACCAGGTGTGGGTTTGGTGGGGTTTCGGGCACCAACTTGGTGCTCATACAACCCATCGCTTGACGAAACTACACAAAGGTACCAGTGACATCCCTTTGACAACATACGAGATGCACCACAGAACAAAAACACGGGGGTAATCCGAgcataaaaatgaaatgttatttCCGGATCCACATGGATTCCTCCATAGGTTTTGCCACAAACTAGGAAAGATAAAGGTGTACTAGACAACACGCATCCGCGGCTGAAAATAGTGCtgaaaaaatttctttctcactagcattttagtttttttcttatGATCTTACTAACGTTATTTAGAGAAGaacttatattttaaagtaCTGGAATacttgtaaataataataatagaaataaaaaaattaaaagtaaaatttgaTTGATTCCGTTTCGAGTTTAGCGGATTTATCTTAGAGCTAAGCACTACTTTATAATACGGTCAATGCAGACACGTGACcaatttgtgacgtcacatgtTGTTATAACAACTAACTTAATAACTTGTACTAAATTCACTAGGCTAGCCTACCTAATATTTACTGCCAAGTACCTGGAGATCTCTTCTCTCCCTTTTCCCCCGTTTCAATTTTATATATTCAATATAACAAGGCAAAGCGGCCTAGATTTCATTGTTAGATCTCAATCTActaagagatctagatctagattattttttgGGGACTTAAATGACTAAATTAAAAAGAGTaacttttttcaattttcaaaagcaatttcattggtacttttattattattattaatttttttttacagtaccAAACCTCGAAATCTTTATTACTTCATTGCAATATAGAGATTTTCGTATTCTACTGTTTATCTATTTAGGTAGAATATCAAGTAGACTATAACAAGTATaaggcctatttatttatttgttttggttttggCGAGGTAGATCTAACCTATATattttaggcctatataataggcgcctatatgtatttatagataGGGtaatattataggcctactttctctATAATTTTAGGCCTGGCTGTCCTGTGTACGtgctattataatatatatatatatatatatatatatatatatatatatatatatatatatatatatatatatatgtaagaaTTTTAAGACCATGTGACAATGGGGCCGCGGggttagaaaaaaattgaatcattaaatttaAGCTACGCCGCTAGAACGTTGCGCTAAAAACTCAATGTCGTGCGttcaatattatatatttattattcattgttaaataaaatatgattttttatAGCTAATTATAGGTCTATTATTTGAGCATAAAGTAGGagttaaattttaaacataggcctatatttttcaACCCCTGCTATTAGGCTTATATAGCCTATAGCTCACATTTCTTCATGaatataatataggcctacacgctGGAATATGGAAGTTGAAATAAAAATCGAATCATTAATTTGGATCTAAATTTTAGCACATTGTATTTATATGCTTTGGCTAAGACCTTAATTACTTTGAAAGCCTATtccctactaaaaaaaaaaaaaaacacccagcAAAATTAGTTCACGGGGAGGGGGTGACGGCTGAGTGAAAacgctagaaaaaaaataaaacgcatttccattctttaaaatttacagatattttttttaagcgaaCCGCTCATTATTTCGATAGAAAACAAAGTTGAGTGCACTCTcctaatatattaaaaatatcaaacgatatatattatttttttttaaacacatacacacacacacatggatCTATATATAGGCCAATGACTCATTTTGTCTGGAAAGACAATAGATGCGCCCAGTGTGCACTagtgtttcatctccttgaatCGGGACAGTGTTGTGACTAAGCAAGTTGATTCTGAAGCGACAAAGTTTGCCACAGATCGTGCATGAATAATGCATCATCTgctttagatctatcagatagAGCAGCTTCCATCCTATTTTTCTAAGACTGCCTCCTTCAGTTTGCTATTGGAGTGGATCGTACCAGCAAGCACAGTGTGTGTCTCCATGCTTTCAGtcaattctccccctccccacctACTTTTAATGATGTATGTTGCCTGAGATCCCGCTCTTTATGTTATTTTTGGGGATCCCTTTGGTactccctctgcaagctcagcCTATAGTATTATGTCTTTGCCAACTCTTCCATCTGATTCGAGCCAACCATGGCAAAACTCTTGAGTCTgggaaaatgacaaaatagcACAACAACCAAGAAAATATAGTCTGCGATGCCTGTTGGGTGAATGGACATTCTCTGCTTTAAGATAATGAGAGCTGATCAAGCAAGAGCATAGATGGAACAATTTTCAAATGTACTGCTTGCAACATACAATGTGCATCCCTTGGAGAGATATACTACAGTTCTCCTGTTTTGTAATTGGTCGAATACACTATGTATGCATTTGTTGATTTTCTCTACGTGGCTCCATAATCATTATCATAAAGCTATGTACAAGTTTCATTATTAAAAACATCTGTTCGGTCATGCAGCTATTATATCTAGTTCCTGACGTAGTCTCATGATCGACAAAATTATAATTTGACAAAACTTTTTGAGAAAGTTTCAATGCCATTTTATACACATTGTAAACAAATCACTGGGACTGCCTTCAGTTATCCCCCCTCCCGACATTCACTttttccccttttatttgtcTGGCAGTCTGACGGAATTCTTTTTCCCAATCAGCAAGCTTCTCACGATTCAACTACAGAACACAGTTTTCAAAGAATTAGGAAATTCAacagaaacgaaaaaaaaatcaacatctTCGCACTAGGACAAAACGTTTTCGATCCGATGTCTCCACAAGTCTAAGGATGATTACGAAAACATCGCGACCCAGCAAAGAATTATGTCACTTTGGATTATGCGAACGAGTAGATGAACCATCGCTTAAATATTCATCTAGTCTTAGGCCTATATCAGCCTTGAAAAGACGAGTTGCTTTACATTGTTTAATATGcagggtgtcaaaatcggcccgggcatttgtATATAATCCGGCtcaaaattgtatattataaatgttGGGCATCCAATTATAAACCTACTTGTCCTCAAAATTATGTTAAATGTGATAATGTATCGATTGCTACACATGCATACAGTGGActatatctttaaaagaaatgtataggccctatgttgctttttaatctcTAAGTGTGAAAtccctaaaaagatgaagcctgCAAGTGGTAATGTCTACGGAGTAGGCTATCACATCAAATTTGTTAAGATTAAATTACTGtcgagtctgtaaaagatttttttaaacgacTCTCAAAGGATCTCGTATATAAGAGAATGTTATAAG contains the following coding sequences:
- the LOC106066363 gene encoding serine/threonine-protein kinase H1 homolog; its protein translation is MGCMSTKLVPETPPNPHLVETVFRQDANTRNNRHYADNQAQTHLRLRDTAVRQSTQVNNEINQEHGQRTNKKVKKYRDKFDSKVTAKYDIKALIGRGSFSRVVRAEHRITKQPYAIKMIDRVQGKEVFEAELNVLRRVKHVYIIQLVEVFEFEASEKVYMVMELATGGELFDRIIAKGSFTERDATRVLTMVLDGVKYLHGLGITHRDLKPENLLYYHPGHDSKIMITDFGLSAMVKGPDNLMRTTCGTPEYIAPEILARKPYTSQVDLWAIGVITYILLSGTMPFDDENRTRLYRMIIKAKYSYAGEHWKDVSALAKDFIDKTLVLDPNERMTASQACIHPWLRQNAHVASSKNLHRTISQNLLRRQSQRANSTKSAKSTKSTKSNKSNKSGHSLRSDRRRVQPEEIDELHKDPEVQADLASLGSHHSNSA